The Neosynechococcus sphagnicola sy1 genome has a segment encoding these proteins:
- a CDS encoding FkbM family methyltransferase gives MNPAVKKLLSLHQLQPVLVDIGASGTPPKMWQDLAAQSVYVGFDPDAREFGEPPSEVFYQSILVNQAVTADPDTTEACFYLTHHPQCSSTLEPDTPFLENYLFSPLFRVVDRVKAPATTLNAVVEQFSLPQIDWIKLDSQGTDLRLFNSLEETLRSHVLAVDIEPGLMDAYRGEDLFVSAHPNLLKQGFWLSDLRVAGAVRMRSSTIEKMTTLDAEINRDRCQAVIKKSPYWCNARYLRSLEWLAESESGQRDYLLLWIFSMIDQQWGFAFEVGMAYQQRFGQDTSAKLMQAEPMTQINLADQNLQADTTTDLFQRLLNRIRYKFTSP, from the coding sequence ATGAATCCTGCGGTTAAAAAGCTTTTATCTCTGCATCAGCTTCAGCCAGTTTTGGTTGATATTGGGGCATCGGGAACACCACCCAAAATGTGGCAGGATCTAGCAGCTCAGTCTGTCTATGTTGGGTTTGATCCAGATGCCCGAGAGTTCGGTGAACCCCCCAGTGAAGTTTTCTACCAGTCGATTCTGGTCAATCAAGCAGTGACAGCTGATCCAGACACTACCGAAGCCTGTTTCTATCTCACCCACCACCCTCAATGCTCCAGTACCCTGGAGCCAGATACCCCCTTTCTCGAAAATTACCTATTCTCCCCCCTGTTCCGAGTCGTAGATCGGGTCAAAGCTCCGGCCACGACACTTAATGCGGTTGTAGAACAGTTTTCCTTACCCCAGATTGATTGGATCAAACTAGATTCCCAGGGAACTGATCTGCGATTGTTCAACAGTTTGGAGGAGACTCTACGATCCCATGTACTTGCGGTTGATATTGAACCTGGCCTGATGGATGCCTATCGAGGGGAAGACTTATTTGTCTCAGCCCACCCTAACCTGCTAAAACAAGGCTTTTGGCTTTCTGACTTACGGGTTGCGGGAGCTGTGCGAATGCGTTCGAGTACCATCGAAAAAATGACCACTCTTGACGCTGAAATTAATCGTGATCGTTGTCAAGCGGTGATCAAAAAAAGTCCTTACTGGTGTAATGCTCGTTACCTCAGAAGTCTGGAGTGGCTGGCCGAAAGTGAGTCCGGTCAACGAGACTATCTCCTATTATGGATTTTCTCCATGATTGATCAGCAATGGGGCTTTGCCTTTGAAGTGGGCATGGCTTATCAGCAGCGATTTGGTCAGGATACATCCGCAAAACTAATGCAAGCTGAACCCATGACTCAGATCAATCTAGCGGATCAAAACCTGCAAGCAGATACCACAACCGATCTATTCCAGCGCCTGCTCAATCGCATCAGATATAAATTCACGTCCCCTTAG
- a CDS encoding class I SAM-dependent methyltransferase: MRAIINRIFSPIIGFIKHQKLKDYIGRLIRENKPIFIEVGAGNKKGKNGWITIDTTKNCDIYWDLRKGIPFPDESISKLYSSHFLEHLSFTEAQVFLRECLRVLVPGGNFSICVPNARIYIDAYLNSTLDSNVFFGYKPAYNNTTKIDYVNFIAYMNGHHKYMFDEENLIHILKSSNFQNVRLRKFDSNIDLIERDFESIYAEAEK, from the coding sequence GTGAGGGCAATAATTAATAGAATTTTTAGTCCGATAATTGGTTTCATAAAACATCAGAAGTTAAAGGACTATATTGGTCGACTAATCAGAGAAAATAAGCCTATATTTATTGAAGTTGGAGCTGGAAACAAAAAAGGCAAAAATGGTTGGATTACAATAGATACGACAAAGAACTGCGATATCTATTGGGACTTAAGAAAGGGCATACCCTTTCCAGATGAAAGTATCTCAAAACTGTATTCATCTCATTTTTTGGAGCATCTTTCATTTACCGAAGCCCAAGTGTTTCTGCGTGAGTGCTTACGGGTGTTAGTTCCAGGAGGAAATTTCTCAATTTGTGTGCCAAATGCCAGGATATATATCGACGCTTATTTGAATTCCACATTGGATTCAAATGTATTTTTTGGCTACAAGCCGGCTTATAATAATACAACAAAAATTGACTATGTAAATTTTATCGCCTATATGAATGGTCATCATAAATACATGTTTGACGAAGAAAATCTCATTCACATTCTGAAATCCTCTAATTTTCAAAATGTTCGTCTGAGAAAGTTTGACTCCAATATCGATCTTATAGAGAGAGATTTTGAATCAATCTATGCAGAGGCCGAGAAATAG
- a CDS encoding glycosyltransferase family 4 protein, whose product MILSARALKPFYRIHKIIQAFAAVQRQRPQTALVILDYLSQDDYRQQIQQQIQDLGLTHQVYLFENMPCPFEQMPELYAASSVMVSIPEEDGMPNSIYEAFAVGCPVVASDLKTYDGVVDHEDTCLRVNGNHPAEIAVTILRILENSSLRDRLIRNGRKKVKTHGDLPIEMQKMEQLYYQLLSQSKHQSKIHQTLGTIYNFFTYL is encoded by the coding sequence GTGATTTTAAGTGCGAGAGCCCTGAAACCGTTTTACCGCATTCACAAAATCATTCAAGCTTTCGCAGCTGTCCAGCGGCAGCGTCCCCAAACCGCCCTAGTGATTCTCGATTATCTCAGTCAAGACGATTACCGACAGCAAATTCAACAGCAAATTCAAGATCTAGGTCTGACCCATCAGGTATATCTGTTTGAAAATATGCCCTGCCCATTTGAGCAGATGCCTGAACTTTATGCCGCCAGTTCGGTGATGGTTTCAATTCCCGAGGAAGATGGGATGCCCAACTCCATCTATGAGGCATTTGCGGTGGGTTGTCCGGTTGTAGCCTCTGACTTAAAAACCTATGATGGGGTGGTGGATCATGAAGACACTTGTCTGCGAGTTAATGGCAATCACCCAGCAGAAATAGCTGTAACAATTCTCCGCATCTTAGAGAATTCTTCCCTGCGCGATCGCCTGATTAGAAATGGTCGCAAAAAGGTTAAAACCCATGGAGATTTACCCATAGAAATGCAAAAAATGGAGCAGCTTTATTATCAGCTTTTAAGCCAATCCAAACACCAATCAAAGATTCATCAAACCCTCGGCACGATTTACAACTTCTTTACTTATTTATGA
- a CDS encoding glycosyltransferase, with protein sequence MQRPLRICYLAPLLGTHTRRCLNYFHQRGHEVYAWVDFQQGFRRWPLPEEVLNPPPAEKIIAPDSVAPVPGNAGALGSHQGRSRLQGLPLGVGQLLRWLYRWVSYPLTWIEPWMTLRQRQQQLRRLIAEVQPDVVHALWLWGNAFDAHLIGLRPWLVTAWGSDIREAHTLSRWDQLHLSKALGAANAVTAPSPELLQCCQQVGGRIQLAVGKLPCRGWMWPSLRLPIPRTQCYKAWGYLQGWR encoded by the coding sequence ATGCAGCGCCCCCTACGGATCTGTTATTTAGCTCCTCTCCTCGGCACCCACACCCGCCGCTGTTTGAACTATTTTCATCAACGGGGTCATGAAGTCTATGCCTGGGTTGATTTCCAGCAAGGTTTTCGGCGCTGGCCCCTCCCAGAAGAGGTGCTCAATCCTCCCCCTGCTGAGAAGATAATTGCACCAGATTCCGTGGCTCCAGTTCCAGGGAATGCAGGGGCGTTAGGGAGTCATCAGGGGCGATCGCGGCTCCAAGGCTTACCTCTCGGAGTGGGACAACTATTACGATGGCTTTACCGCTGGGTCAGTTACCCCCTCACCTGGATTGAACCCTGGATGACCCTGCGCCAAAGACAACAACAATTACGGCGGCTGATTGCTGAAGTTCAACCGGATGTGGTGCATGCCCTCTGGCTATGGGGCAATGCCTTTGATGCTCACTTAATCGGTCTCCGTCCCTGGTTGGTTACGGCTTGGGGATCGGATATCCGTGAGGCTCATACCCTGTCCCGATGGGATCAGCTGCACCTAAGCAAAGCCTTAGGTGCAGCGAACGCTGTCACTGCTCCCTCTCCGGAGTTGTTGCAATGTTGTCAGCAAGTGGGGGGTCGGATTCAGCTCGCTGTTGGCAAATTGCCATGCCGGGGGTGGATGTGGCCAAGTTTGAGGCTGCCAATCCCCAGAACTCAGTGCTACAAGGCCTGGGGGTACCTCCAGGGGTGGAGGTGA
- a CDS encoding NAD-dependent epimerase/dehydratase family protein, whose protein sequence is MAEQLCRQQASAWQVPAVCLRLFNVYGPGQHPSFLVPYVISCLVHQQPLVLRMPEALRDFIYVADVVTALEQAAQLTVPGFHIFNIGSGQAVQVMELVQLAESVFGAAVEWEIASAESGELTTMIADIRQAQQVLNWTPQVSLREGLLQIHAQWALAQDPA, encoded by the coding sequence CTGGCAGAGCAACTGTGTCGCCAACAGGCATCGGCTTGGCAAGTGCCTGCGGTGTGTTTACGGCTGTTTAATGTCTATGGGCCAGGACAGCATCCCTCGTTTCTCGTGCCCTACGTGATCAGCTGTCTTGTTCACCAGCAACCCCTCGTTTTACGGATGCCCGAAGCGTTGCGAGATTTCATCTACGTTGCCGATGTGGTGACGGCCCTAGAGCAAGCGGCTCAGTTGACCGTCCCTGGGTTTCATATTTTTAATATTGGCAGTGGCCAAGCGGTGCAGGTGATGGAATTGGTTCAACTGGCGGAGTCAGTGTTTGGAGCTGCCGTCGAGTGGGAGATCGCCTCGGCTGAGTCGGGAGAACTGACGACCATGATTGCCGATATTCGCCAAGCCCAGCAGGTCTTGAACTGGACACCCCAGGTGAGTTTGCGAGAGGGATTGCTGCAAATTCATGCCCAATGGGCATTGGCTCAAGACCCTGCTTAA